In Terriglobales bacterium, the genomic window GGGCGAATCCGCGCTCGTCCGCATCCACTCGCAGTGCCTGACCGGCGATGTCTTCGGCTCGCTGCGCTGCGACTGCCGCCAGCAGCTCGAGCTCTCCCTCTCCATGATCGCCGCCGCCGGCGCCGGCGTCCTCGTCTACGAGCAGCAGGAGGGCCGCGGCATCGGCCTGATGGCCAAGCTGCAGGCCTACGAATTGCAGGACCGCGGCATGGATACGGTCGAGGCCAACGAGAAGCTGGGCTTCAAGGCCGACCAGCGCGAGTACGTGCTGCCCGCCGAGATCCTGAAGGCGCTGGGCGTTCGGCGCGTGCGCCTGCTCTCCAATAATCCCGACAAGGTGGCGGCGCTGGAGCGCGCCGGAGTGAAGGTGGTGGAGCGGGTGCCCTGCGAGGTCGAGCCCCACGCCCGCGCCAGGAAGTACCTCAAGACCAAGAAAGAAAAGCTGGGCCACCTGTTCGGCTCGCGCTGAGCCCTTTCCCTACCGCAACAGCTTTGCCAGCTCCCTGCGATTTCTGGCCGGCAGATGGCGCAAGGCCGCGCGCGCCAAAGCGAGGTAGGCGGCTCGGGCGTCCGGAAATGCCTTGAGCGTGCGTAGGTGTTTTCGGACCGTGTCCACATCCCCACGAGCCAGCGGGCCGCTGAAGGCGCCGCGAGCTCCTCGCAGCACCCAGTTAGCCCATGTCTGGCGGAGAATTGGCCAAAGAGCATGGGCGACCGTCTTGCGCGGGATGCCCGCCGCTCTCGCCATTCGCTCCGCCAGTACCACGGTTGCGACAACCATGGGCGACGAGAACGTGCCCATGATGTGATAGAGGACCTTCTTTCGTTTCTGCAGGGTGAATACTCTGCCGTCGATCTCACCGACGATCCGGCGGGCCTCGCGCACAGCGGATGGATCGCCTTCGACGGCAAACACGATCCCACTCAAATCAGGGATAGCATCGGCGACAAACGTCATCATGGGATGAACGGAGGCCAAGGCCGCGCCGCGCTCTCGCAGAGGAGCCAACGCGTCGCTCGTCAGCGCACCACTGGAGTGCAGGGCCCACTTCCCTTCCCAGCGCGAGGCCAACCTCTGCGAGGTGGAGGCGATGGCGTCATCACTCACGCACAACCAGAGGATGTCGCCCGGGATAGGAGCATCGCCGGCCACGGCCCGGCTTCCTACGCGCCGCGCGAGTGCACGGGCACGACGGAGCGAGGCGGGGCGGTCACGAGAAACGACGGCGGCTATGCGGTAGCCGGCGCGGCGCAGCGCCGGAGCCAGCGCCTGCGCCACTCTGCCGGCGCCGACCAGCGCGATGGTGGGTTTGCGGGGCATCGGCGGGAGAATAACAGTGGCCAGTGGTCAGTGGCCAGTGGTCAGCTTATATTGGCGACATGCCGAAGAAGAGCCGTAAGGCGCGGGTGCTCTCCTCCCGGGCGGTGTTCCGCGGGCCGGTCTTCTATGTGACCAGCGAGCGGGTGCTGGAGCCCGGCGGGATCCGCGCCCGGCGGGACGTAGTGCGCCATCCCGGTTCCATCGTGATCCTGGCGGTGGACGACAGCCGGCGCTCGCCCCGCGTGCTGCTGGAGCGGCAGTATCGCCACGCCACCGGCGGCTACACCTGGGAACTGCCGGCAGGCAGCATCGACCCCGGCGAAAGCGAACTGGCCGCGGCTAAGCGGGAACTGCTGGAAGAGACCGGTTATCGCGCCCGCCGCTGGCAGCGCGCCCTCAAGTTCTTCTCCAGCCCGGGCTTCCTGGACGAGACCATGAGCGTGTACCTGGCGCGCGGCCTGCGCCCGGGGCACGCCCAGCCCGAGGAAGACGAAGTCATCACGGTGCGCTTCTTCCCGGTCCCGGCGGCGGTACGCATGGTGATGCAGGGCCGGGTCCAGGACGGCAAGACCATCGCCGGCCTGCTCTGGCTGCAGGCGAAGGTGCGCACCTGACTCCGGCGGCGCTGGCCGGTTGACTTCCTAATTGAAAGCGGTTGCCAAAAGGCGGAGAATGTCTTCAGAAGCCCAACAAGGTTCTGCGCGCCCGCGTGGCGTCCTGCCTGTCCGTCCGCGCCCATGCCGGGCGTCTCCGAACTGCTTGTGGCCAACGACGAGGGCCGAGCGCACCCTCAGCATGCGCGCACGGTCTTCATGCACGGAGAGCGAACGTGGAACGTATCAAGGGAAAGGTGAAGTGGTTCAACAACGCCAAAGGATACGGATTCCTCGGGCGGGACGATGGCCCCGATGTCTTCGTCCACTACAGCGCCATCAAGACGGAGGGGTATAAGAGCCTCCAGGAAGGCGACGAGGTCGAGTTCGAGATCGTGCAAGGCGAAAAGGGCCCGCAGGCGGAAAACGTGGTCAAGCTGACCGCCGCCTGAAGCATCCCTCCAAAGAACGTGGCAAGCGGCAGGAGAGGCGGAGGTATGCCTTGTTGCATCCCCTCCCTGCGGGCGGCCCCCGCGATACAATCCTGCCATGGCCGGCGCGCAGACCCACCTGGACAACAAAGCGGCGGCCCGCTTTCTGACCGAGACCGCGGACCTGATGGAGATCGACAACCAGGACTCGTTCCGGGTGCGCTCCTACCGCCGCGCCGCCGAGGCCATCGATTCCCTACCCCAGCCGCTCGCCGAGATGGTGGAGGACGGCAAGAAGCTGCTGGAGATCCCCGGCATCGGCAAGAGCATGGCTTCCCATCTGCAGGAGATCTACCGCACCGGCAAGCTCGAGCTGCACAGCGACCTGCTCAAGAAATACGGCCCTTCCATCCTGGAATTGCTCAAGATCCAGGGCCTGGGGCCCAAGACCATCGCGCTGCTGTGGAGCGCCCACCAGGTCAACGACGTGGAAGGAGTGGAGAAGCTGGCGCGCGCGGGCAAGCTGCGCGAGCTGCCGCGCATGGGCGAGAAGCAGGAGCAGAAGATCCTGAAGGCCATCGAGGACTACCGGCGCATCTCCGGGCGCTTCCTCATCGACGTGGCCGAAGACGCAGGGCAGAAGCTGGCCGCTTACCTGCGCGAGATCCCGGGGGTGGAGAAGGTGACGCCGGCGGGCTCGCTGCGGCGCGGGCGCGAGACGGTCGGCGACCTCGACATGCTGGTCACGGGCAAAGCCTGCGCCAGCGCCAAGCCGCGCGAAGCCATCATCGGAAAGATCGTGGCCTACCCGCATCTGCAGGACGTGATCGCGCGCGGCGAGAACAAGGTGAGCTTCCGCCTGCGCAACGGCATGCAGGTGGACGTGCGCCTGCTGCCGCCCGACTCCTTCGGCGCCGCCATGCTCTACTTTACCGGCTCCAAGTCCCACAACATCCTGCTGCGGCAGCGCGCCCTCAAGATGGGCTACACCCTGAACGAGTACGCTCTGGCGCGCCTGAAGGACGAGAAGCGGGTGGTGGGCAAGACGGAGGAGGAGATCTACGCCAAGCTGGGCCTGGACTACATCCCGCCCGAGCTGCGCGAGGCGCAGGGGGAGATCGAAGCGGCGGAGGAGCACAAGCTGCCGCGCCTGGTCGAGTTGAAGGACATCCAGGGCGACGTGCACATGCACACCGTCGCTACCGACGGCAAGAACACCATCGAGGAGATGGCGGAAGCAGGGCGCGCCCGCGGCTACCAGTACATCGCCATCACCGACCACTCCAAGAACCTGGCCATGGCCAACGGCCTGGACGACAAGCGCGCCCGCGAGCACATCCGCAAGATCCGGGCCGCCGCCAAGAAGAGCGACGGCCTGAGCCTCTTCGCCGGCATCGAGGTGGACATCCTGGCCGACGGCAGCCTCGATCTCTCCGACTCCGTGCTGGAAGAGATGGACGTGGTGGTCGCCAGCGTACACTCCCACTTCAACCAGGAGCCGGCGCAGATGACGGAGCGGTTGCTGCGCGCCGTCGCCAATCCCAACACCGCCATCCTCGGGCATCCCACCGGGCGGCTGCTGCTGCGCCGCGACGCCTACAAGTTCGACCTGGAAGCGGTTTTCCAGGCGGCTGCCAGGAACCGGGTCGCCATGGAGCTGAATGCCTTCCCCGACCGGCTCGACCTGAACGACACCCACCTGCGCCTGGCCAAGCAACACGGGGTGAAGATCGTGATCAACACCGACTCCCACCACACCACCCACCTGGACAAGATCCGCTACGGCATCCTGCAGGCGCGGCGGGCCTGGCTGACCAAGGGCGACATCCTCAACACCCTGCCGGCGGAGAAGTTCTTGCAGGCCCTGAAGCGCGCCTGAGCGCTGCCCCAGCGTGTACCATGGGGGCTGCGTTACGAGGTCCACCATGCCTGATCAGCCCGCCGCTCCGACTCCTCCCGCGCCCACGCCGCCTGCGCCCCAGCCTCCGCCCCGCCCCGGGCACGTGCCCATGAGCGAGGAGTTCGACCGCGCCAAGTGGACGCTGCCGCCGGCGGCGCCCGTGCTGATCGTGCTGGCGGTGCTGGCGATCATCGTGGCGATCGTGGCCTGGGTCGGCCGGCCCAAGCCCCAGGACGCCGGCGAGATCGTCTCCGTCTTCGCCATCCAGCAGCCCGATCAGAAAAGTGTCCTGGTGGCGGTGCAGCTCAACCTGCGCAACCTGGGGGAGAAGCCCATGCGCATCCGCACCATCCAGGCGGAGCTGACGGTGCCCGGCCAGTCGGAGCCGCTGAAGGACGAGGCCGCCTCGGCGGTGGACTTCGATCGCTACTTCCAGGCTTTCCCGGAACTGAAGCAGCACGCGCTGGCGCCCGTCCCGGTGGAGACCGACATTGCGCCCGGGGCGCAGCAGCAGGGCACCGCGATCTTCGGCTTCCCCGTCACCAAGGAGGCCTTCGACCAGCGCCAGCAGTTGCGCCTCACGCTGGGGCTGCAAGACCGGCCGTCGCTGGTGATCCCGCCGCCGCCCCAGTGATCCCTACTGGTGCTTCTGCAGGAAGCGCAGCCGCGGGTGCGGGGTGTGCTGCGGCGCCACGTCGTCATACTTCAGGCAACTGACCGAGCCATCCACCTCGAGCACGGCCAGCGAGACGTCCTCGAGGCGGGAGATGCCGTGCTCGCGCAGGGCGCGCATGACCTCGTCCACGGTGATGTGCTCGCGCGCCAGGTGCGCCGGAATCAGCCGGCCGTTGTGGATGAGCAGCGAGGGCTCGCCCTGCACGAACTTGCGGAAGCGGCGGTTGAGGCCGGCGAGGTCGGCCACCAGGAAGTTCAGCACCAGCAAGGTGATGGCTGCGACCGCACCGCCGGTCAGCGAGGTGTCGGGACCGGTCATGGCGTTCTGCACCGAGTTGCTCAGCAGCAGCAGCAGAGTGAGGTCGAAGGGTGTCATCTGGCCCACCTCGCGCTTGCCGCTGAGCCGCACCCCGATCAGGATCAGCAGGTAGATGGCGCTGGTGCGCACAAGGATCTCGAGCAACACGTGTGGATTGGCGGTCATAGGTCTCCTCGGCGGGGGATTGTGCGGAAGACCTGGGAAAAAGACAAGGGGAGAGCCGGCGGCCCTCCCCGGAAAGAAGCGCGGACTCTCGGTTACTGCGTGGCCGTCGCCGGCGCCGCCTTGGGCGTGCTCAGGTAACCCCCGACCTTGTTCTTGTCCACCTCGAACACCACCAGTTCGTAGAGTTGCCGGTCCTTGCCGGAATAGAACTGCATGGGCTCGTACATCAGCCGGTCCTTCTTCTCGAAG contains:
- the ribA gene encoding GTP cyclohydrolase II: GESALVRIHSQCLTGDVFGSLRCDCRQQLELSLSMIAAAGAGVLVYEQQEGRGIGLMAKLQAYELQDRGMDTVEANEKLGFKADQREYVLPAEILKALGVRRVRLLSNNPDKVAALERAGVKVVERVPCEVEPHARARKYLKTKKEKLGHLFGSR
- a CDS encoding DUF2520 domain-containing protein — encoded protein: MPRKPTIALVGAGRVAQALAPALRRAGYRIAAVVSRDRPASLRRARALARRVGSRAVAGDAPIPGDILWLCVSDDAIASTSQRLASRWEGKWALHSSGALTSDALAPLRERGAALASVHPMMTFVADAIPDLSGIVFAVEGDPSAVREARRIVGEIDGRVFTLQKRKKVLYHIMGTFSSPMVVATVVLAERMARAAGIPRKTVAHALWPILRQTWANWVLRGARGAFSGPLARGDVDTVRKHLRTLKAFPDARAAYLALARAALRHLPARNRRELAKLLR
- a CDS encoding NUDIX hydrolase: MPKKSRKARVLSSRAVFRGPVFYVTSERVLEPGGIRARRDVVRHPGSIVILAVDDSRRSPRVLLERQYRHATGGYTWELPAGSIDPGESELAAAKRELLEETGYRARRWQRALKFFSSPGFLDETMSVYLARGLRPGHAQPEEDEVITVRFFPVPAAVRMVMQGRVQDGKTIAGLLWLQAKVRT
- a CDS encoding cold shock domain-containing protein, which translates into the protein MERIKGKVKWFNNAKGYGFLGRDDGPDVFVHYSAIKTEGYKSLQEGDEVEFEIVQGEKGPQAENVVKLTAA
- the polX gene encoding DNA polymerase/3'-5' exonuclease PolX, producing the protein MAGAQTHLDNKAAARFLTETADLMEIDNQDSFRVRSYRRAAEAIDSLPQPLAEMVEDGKKLLEIPGIGKSMASHLQEIYRTGKLELHSDLLKKYGPSILELLKIQGLGPKTIALLWSAHQVNDVEGVEKLARAGKLRELPRMGEKQEQKILKAIEDYRRISGRFLIDVAEDAGQKLAAYLREIPGVEKVTPAGSLRRGRETVGDLDMLVTGKACASAKPREAIIGKIVAYPHLQDVIARGENKVSFRLRNGMQVDVRLLPPDSFGAAMLYFTGSKSHNILLRQRALKMGYTLNEYALARLKDEKRVVGKTEEEIYAKLGLDYIPPELREAQGEIEAAEEHKLPRLVELKDIQGDVHMHTVATDGKNTIEEMAEAGRARGYQYIAITDHSKNLAMANGLDDKRAREHIRKIRAAAKKSDGLSLFAGIEVDILADGSLDLSDSVLEEMDVVVASVHSHFNQEPAQMTERLLRAVANPNTAILGHPTGRLLLRRDAYKFDLEAVFQAAARNRVAMELNAFPDRLDLNDTHLRLAKQHGVKIVINTDSHHTTHLDKIRYGILQARRAWLTKGDILNTLPAEKFLQALKRA
- a CDS encoding YetF domain-containing protein, with translation MTANPHVLLEILVRTSAIYLLILIGVRLSGKREVGQMTPFDLTLLLLLSNSVQNAMTGPDTSLTGGAVAAITLLVLNFLVADLAGLNRRFRKFVQGEPSLLIHNGRLIPAHLAREHITVDEVMRALREHGISRLEDVSLAVLEVDGSVSCLKYDDVAPQHTPHPRLRFLQKHQ